One genomic window of Synergistaceae bacterium includes the following:
- a CDS encoding helix-turn-helix domain-containing protein, which yields MSLGNRIKSLRKAQHLTQQKLADKVEVSRIYVQALESNRRLPSMKLLQRLAPALNVEITDLLMDFSSPDKPGRVQLESMLDNGELEIWYRSKKLTDQELRRVYRVIEAALDDWDLKDDSGK from the coding sequence ATGAGTTTAGGCAACAGGATCAAATCGCTTCGTAAAGCGCAGCATCTCACACAGCAGAAACTCGCGGATAAAGTAGAGGTAAGCCGCATTTATGTTCAGGCGCTGGAGAGTAATCGCAGACTTCCGTCCATGAAACTGCTTCAGAGGCTTGCACCTGCACTGAATGTGGAAATAACGGATCTTCTCATGGACTTTTCATCTCCTGATAAACCAGGCAGAGTACAGCTTGAGTCAATGCTTGACAACGGAGAACTTGAGATATGGTACCGCAGCAAAAAGCTTACGGATCAGGAACTGCGCAGGGTCTACCGCGTCATAGAAGCAGCTCTGGACGACTGGGATTTAAAGGATGATTCCGGAAAATAA
- a CDS encoding ImmA/IrrE family metallo-endopeptidase produces MIPENNSGSEDVCEDLPVPPVELPAWAVKEGRGWRRLSEFEILARTEEATGLCLELKYEALPAGVWGIHVVHDDRGRIFVNSLLPLVWRRFAIFHEVYHLLNHRKGARFWTHTCESMESFENRADSFAWAAIWPEWVEGDYSDWA; encoded by the coding sequence ATGATTCCGGAAAATAACTCTGGATCGGAGGATGTGTGCGAAGACCTGCCCGTTCCTCCTGTGGAGTTGCCTGCATGGGCTGTAAAAGAGGGCAGGGGGTGGCGGCGTTTAAGTGAATTTGAAATACTTGCCAGGACGGAAGAGGCAACCGGCCTTTGTCTGGAGCTTAAGTATGAGGCACTGCCGGCAGGTGTGTGGGGAATACATGTCGTGCATGACGACCGCGGGCGGATCTTTGTGAATTCGCTGTTGCCTCTCGTGTGGCGGCGTTTTGCAATATTCCATGAGGTTTATCATTTGCTGAACCACAGGAAAGGCGCACGTTTCTGGACCCATACGTGCGAGTCGATGGAGAGCTTCGAAAACAGGGCCGATTCCTTTGCGTGGGCTGCTATCTGGCCCGAGTGGGTCGAAGGAGATTATTCGGATTGGGCATGA